Proteins co-encoded in one Cytophaga hutchinsonii ATCC 33406 genomic window:
- the recQ gene encoding DNA helicase RecQ encodes MLVETDVEVINKLKSVFGYDRFRGEQEEIINNVLSGKDTFVIMPTGAGKSLCYQLPAISLPGVAIVISPLIALMKNQVDQLNAFGVNAQFLNSTLTKAEINRVKKETLNGEIKLLYVAPESLTKEDNILFLKKAAISFVAIDEAHCISEWGHDFRPEYRKIHSIIESINNNIPIIALTATATPKVQLDIQKNLQMDDAVLFKSSFNRENLFYEVRPKGDTKKKLIKFIKARKGQSGIIYCLSRKKVEEIAELLRVNDVKALPYHAGLEPAVRMGNQDAFLNEDADVIVATIAFGMGIDKPDVRFVVHYDTPKSLEGYYQETGRAGRDGNEGHCLMFYSMNDIIKLEKFNKDKTVTERENARQLLNEMSSYAESSVCRRKQLLFYFGENLADDCGFCDNCKNKKETFEAQAHIKLALEAVKQTQARFSINHLGTILCGIENEYSLSYKHTSLPVYGKGDYESLSFWNSIFRQSLLIGLLSKDIDNYSIVSISEKGEAFLKNPTLISFSKDHNFDKEEVAEEDEIATSKNAFDEELFNILKALRKQVAKERNVPPYVVFQDPSLQEMATVYPVDTEELSNIVGVGKGKATKFGKPFIEQILKYVNEHDIVSAKDVIVKSSVDKSKIKIYVIQQVDRKVDLEEIAHAKKITMTELLQEMEHICYSGTKLNLDYYIDDCIDEDKQDEIYDYFMHAENDNVHVALEVLGPDFTEEEVRFMRLKFLSEIAN; translated from the coding sequence ATGTTAGTAGAAACAGACGTGGAAGTCATAAATAAGCTAAAATCTGTCTTTGGTTATGACAGGTTTAGAGGGGAACAAGAAGAAATTATCAACAATGTTTTAAGTGGTAAAGACACTTTTGTTATCATGCCTACGGGGGCGGGGAAATCATTATGCTATCAGTTGCCGGCCATCAGTTTGCCGGGTGTGGCTATCGTTATTTCACCGTTGATTGCCTTGATGAAAAATCAGGTAGACCAATTAAATGCTTTTGGTGTAAACGCACAGTTTTTAAACTCTACATTAACGAAAGCGGAAATAAACCGTGTAAAAAAAGAGACGCTTAACGGCGAAATCAAATTACTCTATGTTGCCCCTGAATCTTTAACAAAAGAAGATAATATTCTTTTCTTAAAGAAAGCTGCTATTTCTTTTGTTGCTATTGATGAAGCCCATTGTATTTCTGAATGGGGTCATGATTTCAGACCTGAATACAGAAAAATTCACAGCATCATTGAGAGCATTAATAACAATATTCCAATCATTGCTCTCACAGCAACAGCTACGCCTAAGGTACAGCTTGATATACAGAAGAACTTACAGATGGATGATGCTGTTTTGTTTAAGTCTTCGTTCAACAGAGAAAATTTATTTTATGAAGTAAGGCCTAAAGGCGATACTAAAAAGAAATTAATAAAATTCATTAAGGCACGCAAAGGACAATCCGGCATTATTTATTGCCTGAGCCGTAAAAAGGTTGAGGAAATAGCGGAACTGCTTCGTGTAAACGATGTAAAAGCATTGCCCTACCACGCTGGGCTGGAACCTGCCGTACGTATGGGAAACCAGGATGCTTTTCTAAATGAAGATGCGGATGTAATTGTTGCTACCATTGCCTTTGGTATGGGTATTGACAAACCCGATGTGCGTTTTGTTGTGCATTACGATACACCTAAATCGTTAGAAGGATATTATCAGGAAACAGGGCGTGCCGGCCGCGATGGAAACGAAGGCCACTGCCTGATGTTCTACAGCATGAATGACATCATTAAACTGGAAAAGTTTAATAAAGATAAAACGGTAACGGAGCGCGAAAATGCACGTCAGCTGTTGAACGAAATGTCTTCGTACGCAGAATCATCTGTGTGCAGAAGAAAACAGCTGTTGTTTTATTTCGGTGAAAACCTGGCAGATGATTGCGGTTTTTGCGACAACTGCAAAAACAAAAAAGAAACATTTGAAGCACAGGCACATATTAAGCTGGCGCTGGAAGCTGTAAAGCAGACACAAGCACGTTTCAGCATTAATCACCTGGGTACGATTCTTTGCGGTATAGAAAACGAATACTCACTGAGCTACAAGCATACAAGCCTTCCTGTGTATGGTAAGGGCGATTATGAAAGTTTATCTTTCTGGAATTCCATTTTCAGACAATCCTTATTGATCGGCCTTCTTTCAAAAGATATTGATAACTACAGCATCGTTTCAATTTCAGAAAAAGGAGAAGCCTTCTTAAAAAATCCAACATTGATCTCTTTTTCAAAAGATCATAATTTTGATAAAGAAGAAGTTGCAGAAGAAGATGAAATTGCAACATCGAAAAATGCGTTTGATGAAGAGCTGTTTAATATCCTAAAGGCCTTACGCAAGCAGGTTGCTAAAGAGCGCAACGTACCGCCGTATGTTGTCTTTCAGGACCCGTCACTGCAGGAGATGGCAACGGTGTACCCGGTTGATACGGAAGAACTAAGCAATATTGTAGGTGTAGGTAAAGGTAAAGCAACTAAATTCGGGAAACCATTTATTGAGCAGATTCTGAAATATGTAAACGAACACGATATTGTTTCTGCCAAAGATGTTATTGTAAAATCATCTGTAGATAAATCAAAAATAAAGATCTACGTTATTCAGCAGGTAGACCGTAAAGTTGATCTGGAAGAAATTGCCCATGCTAAGAAAATAACCATGACAGAGCTGCTTCAGGAAATGGAGCACATCTGTTATTCCGGCACAAAATTAAATCTGGATTATTATATCGATGACTGCATTGATGAAGACAAGCAGGATGAAATATATGACTATTTTATGCATGCAGAAAATGACAATGTGCATGTTGCCTTAGAAGTGCTTGGTCCGGATTTTACGGAAGAAGAGGTTCGTTTTATGCGCCTGAAATTCTTATCTGAAATTGCCAATTAA
- a CDS encoding KpsF/GutQ family sugar-phosphate isomerase: protein MKLTKNIVSIVTDVILNESEAIKNLVNHINDDFQHIIDAILSCKGRVVITGIGKSAIIGNKIVATLNSTGTPALFMHAADAIHGDLGMIQGGDVVICISKSGNTPEIKVLVPLIKNRGTILIGMVGNVDSYLAVQSDYVLNVTVEREACPNNLAPTTSTTATLVMGDALAVALLECRNFSSEDFAQLHPGGALGKQLYLRVNDVYTANEKPMVAPDATVKDVILEISSKRLGAAAVVDSAGILQGIITDGDLRRMLNAHDSFKQLCAADIMTKAPKTIDADEFAASAMLLMQSKNITQLIVMKNENFAGFIHIHDLLKEGIV from the coding sequence TTGAAGTTAACAAAAAATATCGTATCCATTGTAACAGATGTAATATTAAATGAATCTGAAGCAATAAAAAATCTGGTCAATCATATTAATGATGATTTTCAGCATATTATTGACGCAATCCTGTCATGTAAGGGAAGAGTTGTAATTACTGGCATCGGTAAAAGTGCCATCATCGGCAATAAGATAGTAGCAACCCTGAATTCAACCGGTACACCTGCTTTATTCATGCATGCTGCAGATGCCATACACGGTGATTTAGGAATGATCCAGGGTGGTGATGTGGTAATTTGTATTTCCAAAAGCGGAAATACACCAGAAATCAAAGTTTTAGTACCATTGATAAAAAACAGAGGCACCATTTTGATTGGAATGGTAGGGAATGTAGATTCATACCTGGCAGTACAATCTGATTATGTGTTAAACGTTACTGTAGAGCGTGAGGCTTGCCCCAATAACCTTGCTCCTACAACCAGTACTACGGCTACGCTTGTAATGGGTGATGCGTTGGCGGTTGCTTTATTGGAATGCAGAAATTTCAGCAGTGAAGATTTTGCTCAGCTGCACCCGGGCGGCGCATTAGGAAAACAATTGTATTTACGCGTAAATGACGTCTACACTGCAAATGAAAAACCAATGGTAGCACCGGATGCAACGGTTAAGGATGTTATTCTTGAAATTTCATCCAAACGTTTAGGTGCTGCAGCTGTTGTAGATTCGGCAGGAATTTTGCAAGGTATTATTACAGATGGAGATTTGAGAAGAATGTTAAATGCACATGATTCATTCAAACAGTTATGTGCAGCTGATATTATGACCAAAGCACCCAAGACAATTGACGCAGATGAATTTGCAGCTTCTGCCATGCTGCTTATGCAGTCTAAAAATATTACACAGTTGATTGTTATGAAAAATGAAAATTTTGCTGGATTTATTCATATACATGATTTATTAAAAGAAGGAATTGTTTAA
- a CDS encoding lysozyme inhibitor LprI family protein: MKSTLVALLVCISYSTFAQLSDADLNRLKYKTDSAASLLHAKLIDKKETVLRTTFIVDTFKIEKLLQLKLTADTSQAELVTAIVDSEIEYDILMNKYYKALLGLHDDEGKKLLTAAQKKWLKYRDEEIVMTEKFYNEQHIGDAKTKEIAKAREHLELTKARVIELFKHIEENSKNK, translated from the coding sequence ATGAAAAGCACCTTAGTAGCATTACTTGTATGCATATCTTATTCAACGTTTGCTCAGCTTTCGGACGCAGATCTTAACCGGTTGAAATATAAGACAGACAGCGCAGCATCTTTATTGCATGCAAAATTAATTGACAAAAAAGAAACGGTCCTTAGAACCACGTTTATCGTAGATACATTTAAAATTGAAAAATTGCTTCAGTTAAAGCTGACTGCTGATACGTCTCAGGCAGAGCTCGTTACAGCAATTGTTGATTCTGAAATAGAATATGATATTTTAATGAATAAATATTATAAAGCATTATTAGGCTTGCACGATGATGAAGGAAAAAAATTGTTAACTGCAGCGCAAAAAAAATGGCTTAAGTACCGTGATGAAGAAATTGTCATGACTGAAAAATTTTATAATGAGCAACATATCGGTGATGCAAAAACAAAAGAGATTGCCAAAGCAAGAGAACATCTGGAGTTAACCAAAGCCCGCGTGATTGAATTGTTTAAACACATCGAAGAGAATTCGAAAAATAAATAA
- a CDS encoding mannose-1-phosphate guanylyltransferase, whose product MDINNYAVIMAGGIGSRFWPFSRTKYPKQFHDVLGTGATLIQQTVNRFKNICPPENIIIVTNKDYVGLVKEQLPFLQDHQILAEPIGRNTAPCLAYASYKILQRDKNANIVVAPSDHIILQEKEFENVIVEALQATEQADILITLGMKPTRPDTGYGYIQYIDEKKLRIKKVKTFTEKPALELAIKFIESGEFVWNAGIFIFNAQTIVDAIKKHLPEMDEVFTEGSGLYWTDKENDFINKAYSRCGNISIDYGIMEKSDNVYVMLADFGWSDLGTWKSLFENMPKNDDGNVIDGNVLTYDAKDTIIKTPKNKLVVVEGLEGYIVAEFDDVLMICRKENEQRVKDFVSDVKATQDKRFV is encoded by the coding sequence ATGGATATAAATAATTATGCCGTAATAATGGCAGGGGGGATAGGAAGCAGGTTCTGGCCGTTTAGCCGGACAAAATATCCGAAACAGTTTCACGATGTACTTGGTACCGGTGCTACCCTTATTCAGCAGACGGTAAACAGATTTAAAAATATTTGTCCGCCGGAAAATATCATTATTGTTACAAATAAGGATTATGTTGGCTTAGTAAAAGAGCAATTACCCTTTTTACAGGATCACCAGATTCTTGCTGAACCTATTGGCAGAAACACAGCCCCATGTCTGGCATATGCTTCTTATAAAATATTGCAGCGTGATAAAAATGCAAATATTGTTGTTGCTCCATCTGATCACATTATTCTGCAGGAAAAAGAGTTTGAAAATGTAATAGTTGAAGCACTTCAGGCTACAGAGCAGGCTGATATTCTTATAACATTGGGAATGAAGCCAACACGCCCTGATACAGGTTATGGATATATTCAGTATATCGATGAGAAAAAACTCCGTATTAAAAAGGTAAAAACATTTACTGAAAAACCGGCGCTTGAACTGGCTATTAAATTTATTGAAAGCGGTGAGTTTGTCTGGAATGCAGGGATCTTCATATTCAATGCACAGACAATTGTAGACGCCATTAAAAAACACTTGCCTGAAATGGACGAGGTGTTTACGGAAGGGAGCGGATTATACTGGACGGATAAAGAAAATGATTTCATTAATAAGGCATATTCCCGTTGCGGCAATATTTCTATTGATTATGGGATCATGGAAAAATCAGACAATGTGTATGTAATGCTGGCCGATTTCGGTTGGTCTGATTTAGGTACATGGAAATCATTGTTTGAAAATATGCCTAAGAATGATGATGGAAATGTAATAGACGGTAATGTACTTACGTATGATGCTAAAGATACTATTATAAAAACACCTAAAAATAAACTTGTAGTTGTTGAAGGCCTGGAAGGCTATATTGTAGCGGAGTTTGACGATGTACTGATGATCTGCCGCAAGGAGAATGAGCAACGTGTGAAAGATTTTGTTTCAGATGTAAAAGCAACACAGGATAAACGGTTCGTGTAA
- a CDS encoding NADP-dependent glyceraldehyde-3-phosphate dehydrogenase, with protein MNTVEVVNEKLAAIFPKESDIPAEYAYGEPVHQKEYLVNGEIKIWSGPVQDIFSPVCVQTANGPEQKLLGSTPLLTETEATDALNAAIGAYKNGTGEWPTMSVEGRIRAMEKFVKAMKSKRTEVVKTLMWEIGKNIKDSEKEFDRTVEYILDTIEAYKKLDRTSSNFQFEQGIIGKIRRSPLGVVLCMGPYNYPLNETFTTLIPALIMGNTVIFKPAKIGVLLHRPLLEAFRDSFPKGVINVVFGRGRATVGPLMTTGKIDVLAFIGTSKSANIMKMQHPRPNRLRSVLALEAKNPAIVLNHADLDLAVKECALGSLSYNGQRCTALKIIFVQKNVVDTFINKFLKEVEGLKWGMPWENGAQITPLPEPEKPGLLKELIEDAEVHGAKVINAGGGTIEHTFYAPAVVYPVNNKMKLYYEEQFGPVVPIVAYDKIEEVIQYMVESNYGQQASIFGTDNDEMATLIDNLVNQVCRLNINSQCQRGPDVYPFTGRKDSGEGTLSVSDALRTFSIRSMVAAKEIDVNKEMLTDIIKERSSKFLSTDFIF; from the coding sequence ATGAATACTGTAGAAGTTGTAAACGAAAAACTAGCGGCAATATTCCCAAAGGAATCTGATATTCCGGCTGAATATGCCTACGGAGAGCCTGTTCACCAAAAAGAATACCTGGTTAATGGAGAAATAAAAATATGGAGTGGTCCGGTACAGGACATTTTTTCACCTGTTTGCGTTCAGACAGCAAATGGTCCGGAACAAAAATTATTGGGTTCTACTCCCCTGCTTACAGAAACAGAAGCAACAGATGCGTTGAATGCTGCAATCGGTGCATATAAAAATGGTACCGGCGAATGGCCGACTATGTCTGTTGAAGGCCGTATCCGTGCCATGGAGAAGTTTGTTAAAGCCATGAAATCAAAACGCACAGAAGTGGTAAAAACATTGATGTGGGAAATTGGTAAAAACATTAAAGACTCTGAAAAAGAATTTGACCGTACGGTAGAATATATTTTAGATACCATTGAGGCATACAAAAAGTTAGACCGTACTTCTTCAAACTTTCAGTTTGAGCAAGGCATCATCGGAAAGATCAGACGGAGCCCGCTTGGTGTTGTATTGTGCATGGGACCATACAACTATCCGTTAAATGAAACATTCACAACCTTGATTCCGGCGTTAATCATGGGAAATACCGTGATCTTCAAGCCAGCTAAAATTGGTGTATTGCTGCACCGCCCGTTACTTGAGGCATTCAGAGATTCTTTCCCTAAAGGTGTAATCAATGTAGTATTCGGCCGCGGCCGTGCTACCGTTGGACCATTGATGACAACGGGAAAAATTGATGTGTTAGCTTTCATTGGTACAAGTAAGTCTGCAAACATCATGAAGATGCAGCATCCAAGACCAAATCGCTTACGTTCGGTTCTTGCCCTGGAAGCGAAGAATCCGGCTATTGTTTTAAACCACGCAGATCTTGATCTTGCTGTAAAAGAATGTGCATTAGGTTCTTTATCCTATAATGGCCAACGTTGCACGGCATTAAAAATTATTTTCGTTCAGAAAAATGTTGTCGATACATTCATCAACAAATTCCTGAAAGAAGTTGAAGGATTGAAGTGGGGTATGCCATGGGAAAACGGCGCACAGATCACACCTTTACCAGAGCCGGAAAAACCAGGCCTGTTAAAGGAATTGATTGAAGATGCGGAAGTACATGGCGCTAAAGTAATCAATGCAGGCGGCGGTACTATTGAGCATACCTTCTATGCCCCGGCAGTGGTATATCCGGTAAACAATAAAATGAAATTGTATTACGAAGAACAATTCGGACCTGTTGTTCCGATTGTTGCTTACGATAAAATTGAAGAAGTTATTCAGTACATGGTTGAATCAAATTACGGCCAGCAGGCAAGTATCTTCGGTACAGATAATGATGAAATGGCTACGTTGATTGATAATCTCGTAAATCAGGTTTGCCGTTTGAATATTAACAGTCAATGTCAGCGTGGTCCGGATGTATATCCGTTCACAGGCAGAAAAGATTCAGGAGAAGGCACGTTATCTGTTTCAGATGCGCTGCGTACATTCAGTATCCGTTCTATGGTTGCAGCAAAAGAAATTGATGTGAACAAGGAAATGTTAACAGACATTATTAAAGAACGTTCTTCTAAATTCTTATCGACAGATTTTATTTTCTAG
- a CDS encoding ArsR/SmtB family transcription factor, producing the protein MPVIKEQNLSSEEEKLVRIAKALSHPARISILKLMLDKNTCFCGELTEEIGLSQSTISQHIKELKEAGLIYGKDDGPRTCYCIEVSNWEKAKALFSSYFNSLN; encoded by the coding sequence ATGCCGGTTATTAAAGAACAGAATTTATCGTCGGAAGAAGAAAAGCTGGTGCGCATTGCAAAAGCCTTGTCGCATCCCGCACGTATTTCGATCTTAAAGCTGATGCTTGATAAAAACACCTGTTTTTGCGGTGAACTAACAGAAGAAATTGGTTTATCTCAATCTACCATTTCGCAGCACATTAAAGAATTAAAGGAAGCTGGCCTGATCTACGGAAAAGACGACGGGCCAAGAACCTGTTACTGCATAGAGGTGAGCAATTGGGAAAAAGCGAAAGCTCTTTTTTCTTCTTACTTTAACTCATTAAACTAA
- a CDS encoding carbonic anhydrase — protein MLEYNQIFENNRKWLAEKNRTNSEFFDQLSEGQNPDYLFIGCSDSRVTAEAIMGAKPGEVFVHRNIANLVPNNDNSSASVIEYAVKHLGVKHIVVCGHYLCGGVKAAMQSVDLGILNPWLRNIRDVYRLHKNELNAIADETARYNRLVELNVQEQCINIIKMAVWQKRYLNEGFPEVHGWVFDIHTGKLIDLEIDFNNALKSIREIYDLGTSTENL, from the coding sequence ATGCTTGAGTACAACCAAATATTTGAAAACAACCGTAAGTGGCTGGCTGAGAAAAACAGAACAAACAGCGAATTCTTTGATCAGTTATCTGAAGGTCAAAATCCGGATTATCTTTTCATTGGCTGCAGCGATAGCCGTGTAACTGCTGAAGCTATTATGGGTGCTAAACCAGGCGAAGTATTTGTCCACAGAAATATTGCCAATCTGGTACCCAATAACGATAACAGCTCTGCTTCTGTTATTGAATATGCTGTTAAGCATTTAGGCGTAAAACATATTGTTGTGTGCGGCCATTATTTATGCGGCGGTGTAAAAGCAGCGATGCAGAGTGTTGATTTGGGAATTCTAAATCCATGGCTAAGAAACATTCGCGATGTATACCGTTTACATAAAAACGAATTGAATGCTATTGCAGATGAAACAGCAAGATACAACCGATTAGTAGAACTGAATGTTCAGGAGCAGTGTATCAATATTATCAAAATGGCCGTATGGCAGAAAAGATACTTAAACGAAGGCTTTCCGGAAGTGCACGGCTGGGTATTTGATATACATACAGGTAAATTAATTGATCTGGAAATTGATTTTAACAATGCATTAAAATCAATCCGTGAGATTTATGACCTGGGTACTTCTACCGAAAATTTGTAA
- the rlmB gene encoding 23S rRNA (guanosine(2251)-2'-O)-methyltransferase RlmB: protein MDRNYPKKRFSSSYDENKPANDKDMIFGIRPVIEALEAGKEIDKILIQRNIEQAVVQELFELANRVKVPVIKVPVEKLDRVTRKNHQGVICYLSAINFASLDNIVSACFESGKNPLLVMLDRVTDVRNFGAVARSAECLGVDAMIVPSRGAAQLNSDAVKTSAGALYHIPVCRVDHLIDTVKYLKQCGLRIIACSEKASINVYDEDLTDPCVILMGSEEDGISMDLLRYADAHVTIPMSGHINSLNVSVATGMILSEVTRQRLKQQSK from the coding sequence ATGGATAGAAACTACCCAAAGAAACGGTTTTCTTCGTCATACGATGAAAACAAACCTGCTAACGACAAAGATATGATTTTCGGGATCCGCCCGGTGATTGAGGCTCTGGAAGCTGGCAAAGAAATCGACAAGATCTTAATACAGCGAAATATTGAACAGGCAGTTGTTCAGGAATTGTTTGAATTAGCGAATCGTGTTAAAGTACCTGTGATAAAAGTTCCGGTTGAAAAACTGGACCGCGTAACGCGCAAAAATCACCAGGGTGTTATTTGTTATTTATCGGCTATCAATTTTGCTTCGTTAGATAACATCGTATCTGCCTGTTTTGAAAGCGGCAAAAACCCATTGCTGGTAATGCTTGACCGTGTAACAGATGTACGTAATTTTGGTGCAGTTGCACGGAGTGCAGAGTGTTTGGGAGTGGATGCCATGATCGTTCCTTCAAGAGGTGCCGCTCAATTAAACAGCGATGCGGTTAAAACATCTGCCGGTGCGTTATACCACATTCCGGTTTGCCGTGTGGATCATTTGATCGATACGGTAAAATATCTTAAACAGTGCGGCCTGCGCATTATCGCATGTTCAGAAAAAGCAAGCATCAATGTATACGACGAAGATCTCACCGACCCATGTGTTATTCTGATGGGCAGCGAAGAAGATGGAATCAGCATGGACCTGCTGCGGTATGCAGATGCACATGTTACCATACCTATGAGCGGACATATTAACTCTTTGAATGTTTCCGTTGCAACCGGCATGATCTTATCAGAAGTAACAAGACAGCGATTGAAACAACAATCAAAATAG